In one Deltaproteobacteria bacterium genomic region, the following are encoded:
- a CDS encoding radical SAM protein has translation MRFDRFWLYRRILLSSRFAACLWRSRQNILADRQGRPPVSGPFMAELDVTYRCDCRCRMCQRWRDHRRGELTLGEYERLADVFRRMGVQLVSIAGGEPLLREDIFSIIRCFAKYGMCVNLCTNGLSVEEHVKSLSYSGASCVTVSVDGAAADTHDTIRGVPGSYERIERGVRRLMASSPHDRPLVRVRMTVSNRNVDEVKRYYRKWSQIADDVLFQPAHFCTGAFYTGLDKETFGLDPVRLARQIDGTPLRKGKYLDGLIRSLRQDGVYPAMRCYAGTLMVRIDPWGSVYPCLEQHVCVGSVREQGFRTIWYSELFNHTRKEIARNGDCRCWYNNTAMISHYAKVLSRLTTVK, from the coding sequence CCTCGCGGACCGGCAGGGGCGGCCGCCGGTTTCAGGTCCGTTCATGGCCGAGCTCGACGTCACCTATCGCTGCGACTGCCGGTGTCGGATGTGTCAGAGATGGAGGGATCATCGCCGGGGTGAGTTGACACTCGGGGAATATGAGCGGCTCGCTGACGTCTTCCGGAGGATGGGGGTACAGCTTGTGAGTATCGCCGGCGGCGAACCCCTGCTGCGTGAAGACATTTTCTCCATCATCCGATGCTTCGCCAAATACGGCATGTGCGTCAATCTGTGCACGAACGGCTTGTCCGTAGAGGAACACGTCAAATCCCTGTCCTACAGTGGCGCTTCCTGCGTTACCGTGAGCGTGGATGGCGCTGCGGCGGATACTCACGACACGATTCGGGGCGTCCCCGGCTCCTACGAAAGAATCGAAAGAGGGGTCAGACGCCTGATGGCTTCCTCGCCGCATGATCGCCCCCTCGTTCGCGTGAGAATGACCGTTTCCAACCGGAACGTGGATGAAGTGAAACGCTACTACCGGAAATGGAGTCAAATCGCCGATGATGTACTGTTCCAACCCGCGCACTTCTGTACCGGCGCCTTTTACACCGGCTTGGACAAGGAGACCTTTGGACTGGATCCTGTGAGACTCGCCCGCCAAATCGACGGAACTCCCTTGAGGAAGGGGAAGTATTTGGACGGGCTTATACGCAGTCTCAGGCAGGACGGCGTTTACCCGGCCATGCGCTGTTACGCCGGAACGCTCATGGTTCGTATCGATCCGTGGGGTAGCGTCTATCCCTGCCTGGAACAGCACGTGTGTGTCGGATCGGTGCGCGAGCAGGGTTTCCGGACGATCTGGTATTCAGAACTATTTAACCATACCCGTAAGGAGATCGCGAGAAATGGGGACTGCAGGTGCTGGTATAACAACACCGCCATGATCAGTCACTACGCGAAGGTTCTCAGTCGTCTGACGACGGTTAAATGA